From Butyricimonas paravirosa, one genomic window encodes:
- the yajC gene encoding preprotein translocase subunit YajC, whose amino-acid sequence MNTIFMLTLQQTATQGNAFMQFLPLILIVVVFWFFMIRPQMKRQKELKKYRDELKKGDKVMTTGGIFGKIVEINDFTVIIEVESQARLKVSKEAIVKDMTDVPASK is encoded by the coding sequence ATGAACACAATTTTCATGTTAACATTACAACAAACTGCTACACAAGGTAACGCTTTCATGCAATTCTTACCCCTTATTCTTATTGTCGTTGTATTCTGGTTCTTCATGATCAGACCCCAGATGAAAAGACAAAAAGAATTGAAAAAATACCGGGATGAATTGAAGAAAGGCGACAAAGTCATGACAACCGGGGGAATCTTCGGAAAAATTGTCGAGATCAACGACTTTACCGTTATCATTGAGGTAGAAAGTCAAGCCAGATTAAAAGTAAGCAAGGAAGCCATCGTGAAAGACATGACGGACGTTCCGGCTAGCAAATAG
- a CDS encoding DUF1573 domain-containing protein — protein MLKGLLYIFLGIMLACSCDSKSKKQNEQEVNTSTSVNDSNTIAKIEFPQKSFNFGDLQEGEIVTHTFRFKNTGTKSLVILNVEASCGCTTPKYDKKPIPPGGEGKIEVEFNSSGRYGKQYKVINIFANVPEKVIELKIIANIKNK, from the coding sequence ATGCTGAAGGGACTACTTTACATCTTTTTAGGGATCATGCTCGCCTGCTCATGTGACAGCAAAAGTAAAAAACAAAACGAACAGGAAGTAAATACCTCGACCAGCGTGAATGATTCTAACACGATTGCCAAAATTGAATTCCCGCAAAAATCATTCAACTTTGGCGACCTGCAAGAAGGAGAAATCGTCACGCACACGTTCCGTTTCAAAAACACGGGGACCAAAAGTCTTGTTATTCTAAACGTGGAGGCCAGTTGTGGCTGCACTACCCCCAAGTATGACAAAAAACCGATCCCGCCGGGAGGAGAAGGAAAAATCGAGGTTGAATTTAACTCTTCGGGCAGATATGGTAAACAATACAAAGTAATTAATATCTTTGCAAACGTTCCGGAAAAAGTGATTGAACTAAAAATAATCGCAAATATCAAGAATAAATAA
- a CDS encoding AMP nucleosidase translates to MKTKKDIVEDWLPRYTGRALEDFSKHIILTNFDYYLDLFAEKYNAPIIGENKNMPNVSHDGITMINFGMGSANAATVLDLLSAIEPEAVLFIGKCGGLKAKHHEGDYILPIAAIKGEGTSNDYMPKEVPSLPSFSVQKACSKIITNHDRQYYTGVVYTTNRRVWEFDENFKEYLIKTRALAVDMETATIFTVGFANRIPTGALLLISDRPMISDGIKTSESDKIVTQNFVRQHLDIGIETMQYIKDKNYSMRHLIF, encoded by the coding sequence ATGAAAACAAAAAAAGATATAGTGGAGGATTGGCTGCCCCGGTACACGGGACGGGCCTTGGAAGATTTTTCAAAACACATCATCCTGACCAACTTTGATTACTACCTGGACTTGTTCGCTGAAAAATACAATGCTCCTATCATCGGCGAGAATAAAAACATGCCCAACGTTTCGCACGACGGGATCACCATGATTAACTTCGGAATGGGTAGCGCCAACGCCGCCACCGTCCTGGACTTGCTTTCCGCCATAGAACCGGAAGCCGTGCTATTTATCGGGAAATGCGGGGGACTGAAAGCCAAACACCACGAGGGGGACTACATCCTTCCCATTGCCGCCATTAAAGGCGAGGGTACATCCAACGACTACATGCCGAAAGAAGTCCCTTCCCTACCTTCTTTCAGCGTTCAGAAAGCCTGTTCAAAAATAATCACGAATCATGACAGGCAATATTACACGGGAGTGGTGTACACCACCAACCGACGAGTATGGGAATTCGACGAGAATTTCAAAGAATACTTGATAAAAACACGGGCGCTGGCCGTGGATATGGAAACCGCCACGATTTTCACCGTCGGGTTCGCCAATCGTATACCGACGGGAGCCTTATTGCTAATATCAGACAGGCCCATGATTTCCGACGGCATAAAAACGTCTGAATCAGACAAAATCGTCACGCAAAATTTCGTCCGGCAACATCTCGATATAGGCATTGAAACCATGCAATACATCAAGGATAAAAATTATTCTATGAGGCATCTTATTTTTTAA